The genomic region TTGGATTTCCTGTACATGTCTTTCTGAGCATCTTCACAAGAGGTTATCATCACAAGTCGTACTTCAACTTCATTCATTCCCAAGAGCCCTATGTCTTAAACAACTATAAAGTAAGTGGGGAAGGCTGTTACTTACTTCAGTGCCGATTTCCATCAAATACGGAATTGGATGAGTTTCTTACATCGTTAAGTGTGTACGTGGACTACAAGTTATCTGTTGTAATTAATGAAAATAAAGAACGATAGAACGACTTCTGTAAAGGAGTCGTTTATTTATTTGAAGGAAATCAACCTTCTTTCAGCGAACCCCTTTATATAAATGAAAGCGGTTTAAATGTGGGGAGGAATAGTTATGTCAAGAGAGGTTGTTATTGTGGAAGCGGTAAGAACGGCTGTTGGGAAGCGTAAAGGGGTATTTCGAAATACCCATCCGGTTCATATGGCAAGTCACGTCTTGCATGAAGTCGTACAACGAGTCGGACTACCGAAGCGTGAAGTAGAAGATGTCATCTTAGGTTGTGTCTCACCAATCGAAGAGCAAGGATTTAATATTGCGAGGCTATCTTTGTTGGATGCAGGTTTCCCTGTGGAAGTTCCTGGTGTTCAACTAAATCGGATGTGCGGTTCAGGCCAGCAAGCCATCCACTTCGGTGCGCAAGCAATAGCAGCTGGAGACCTCGATGTAGTGATTGCTGGTGGAGTGGAGAATATGACACGTGTGCCAATTCTGAGTGATGGAAATGATGCCACCATTCCCGAAAGTGTTCATGATCGGTACAACATTGTTCATCAAGGTGTATCTGCTGAGTACATTGCAGAGAAACATGAGCTAAGTCGCGAGGCATTAGATGAATATGCGTATGAAAGTCATAGACGAGCGCTTGAGGCGATTAAAGAAGGTAGATTTACGAAAGAGATTGTCCCAATGAAAGGAGAATCGAAAGAAGGAGAGGCTGTGACGGTTTCAGAAGACGAGGGTCCAAGGAAGGATACGTCACTCGAAGCGTTGTCTCAGCTGAAGCCAGTATTCAAGGAACAAGGTGTCGTGACGGCTGGTAATGCAAGTCAAATGAGTGACGGGGCGTCGGCCGTACTACTAATGAGTCGGGAGAAAGCGGATGAATTTGGGGTGAGACCAAGAGCCAGAATCTTAAGTCGGGTTGTTGTTGGCTCTGATCCGACGATGATGCTAGACGGGGTCATTCCAGCCACACGTAAAGCGTTAGCTAAAGCAGGGCTTCAGCTGTCGGACATGGACCGGGTAGAAATTAATGAAGCCTTTGCTCCTGTCGTGCTCGCTTGGCAGAAGGAGCTCGGAGCTGACTTGAGCAAAGTAAATGTGAACGGCGGAGCCATTGCACTTGGTCACCCGCTCGGTGCAACAGGGGCAAAGCTTATGACCTCCTTGTTGCATGAGCTAGAACGAAGCAACGGTCAGTACGGATTGCTTACAGTTTGTATTGGTCATGGGATGTCAACAGCAGCTGTGATTGAACGGTTGTAGCATATGAGGACGTGATTACACGTCCTTTTTTGTGTTTGTAGTGAAACGGTGTCACAATCCTTCACGTTATTACAGAATATGGTCTTACAGAATGAGACGTACGTTAAACTAAACAATTTCGAGAATATGGGGGTGAACAAATGGGGTTGCTCATTGCACTATTAGGGATATTGTCTTCTGCTGGCTTTCTCTACTATATGGGGAAATCGGGAAAAACGTTTACTGACAGCGGTGGGGATGAATGATCGCAATCCATACATATATGGAAAGCCTGTTCTTAGAGCAGACTTTTTCTAATGGGATAGATGTTGAACATGGTAGAAATCTCATGCCGTTGACATGATTGGAACCGAGGTAGGACTAAAGGTTGGTTGGGATGAACGGCTACATCTCAACCTTTCCTAATAGATTTACATAGAGTTAACAAAGGGGTTAATGCTTAAGGCTTATAAAACGTATTACTTATGTACTGAACATGAAAATCGTTCAAGAGGTTCAGGACTTTCTCATCAAATTAGCCTTGTGGAATCATGTATAGTGCGCCATGAGTATATGGTGCTATGTTCCAATCTTGCTTGAGAAATTATGCTAGAGTTGATTATTTTTGGAATCATAAAGTGCATATTTGCATGAAGAAATGAGGAGGATGAGAGCATGGGTAAACGTACAAGTTGGAGGCAGAAGAGTGTTGTTACTCTGAGTCTAGTAGTCGGAGGATTGGTTGTACCATGGAGTCTATCAGACGTAGAGGCAACAGAAGCGGCTCCTTCTATTCACGATATACAGAGTGAGAGTCACCACTCTCCTTACGATGGGGAACAAGTAAGCGGCATAACAGGGATTGTCACGTATCTAACGTATGACGGGTTCTACATGCAGCATAAAGAAGAGAACTACGACGATAACCCTGCAACGTCAGAAGGAATTCATGTGAAGACATGGTCGGATGTGTCAGTAGGAGACGAAGTAACCGTCGATGGACAGGTAACAGAAGCGGTTCAAGACAACTTCGCTTGGTTCGATTTCTCAAATGATTTAAGTGTAACAAGTATTCTAGCTGATGAGGTGACGATTCAATCACAAGGACATGCTCTTCCAACTGCTGTGACACTGGGGGAAGAGGGTCGTACAATCCCTTCCCGTCACATCGACGATGATCAACTATCTAGCTTTGATGTTGAAGAGGATGCGATTGACTTCTATGAAAGCCTCGAGGGGATGAGAGTTTCTGCGCCGAATGCGAAAGTTGTGATGCCTCGAGCTGAATATACGTATTACGATGAGACGGCTGTTGTCGTGCCGAACGGAACTTCAACTATTGTGACGCCTGCGGGCGGAATTGCGATAGAGGGTGATCGTAATCCAGAACGAATCCTTGTTGATGATTACAGTCAGAACATGCGCCCTGTAAACGTTGGCAACACGTTCAAGGAAGCGATTACTGGAGTGATGGGGTATGAATTTAGCAACTTTAAGCTTATGACAGACGGTGTCCCAAATGTGAAGAAGAACACGTTCAAACCAGAGAAGACGTACTTAACCGGTTCAGAAGAAGAACTTACGGTAGCTTCCTATAATATAGAAAACTATTATAATGACGGTTCAGGTAAAACAAATGAGATTGCTAAGGACATCGTGAAGAACTTGCAGTCACCTGATATTGTCGGAGTTGTTGAGATGCAGGACGACAACGGCTCAGATTCAGGAGGCACAGATGCGACGGCAAATTATCAGGCACTCGTCAAAGCCATTGAGAAGAATGGTGGACCCTCCTACGCGTTTACTGACATTGCGCCACAGAACAACGAAGACGGCGGGCAGCCTGATGGAAATATTCGAGTTGGATACTTATACAACCCAGAACGTGTATCGTTAGTAGAGGGAGTGAAGGGAGATGCGACCACTGCGGTGGAAGTGCTTGACGATGGGGAGCTTAGCTTGAATCCAGGGCGAATCGACCCAACTCATGAGGCTTTCCAAGGTTCCCGTAAATCTTTGGCAGCGCAGTTCTCATTTGACGATGAGATTGTAACTGTCATCGCAAATCACTTTACATCCAAAGGGGGAGATGATGCGTTATTTGGCGCGATTCAACCTCCGCAGCGGCATAGTGAGGTGCAGCGCGTGAAGCAAGCATCTGTCGTCAATTACTTTGTCGATCAATTACTGAAAGAAGACAATGATGCCAACATCGTTGTGTTAGGGGATATGAACGACTTAGAGTTCTCTGACACACTTAACGCATTAGAAGGAAATGTACTTACGAACAAGATGGAGAGCATGTGGAAGAAACACCGCTACACGTATAACTATCAAGGGAATTCACAGGCACTCGACCATATCCTAGTAACGAATCACTTAGCGGATAATACGGTGTTTGACGTCGTTCATGTAAATGCAGACTTTACAGAGAAAGACGGACGCGTGAGTGACCACGACCCCGTGTTAGCGAAACTCTTTCTTGATGACTAGTCAATGTGCATAGAAGTTCGATTAGGAAGAGCTGACCATTATAAGGGTCGGCTCTTTCTATTTTGTAGCGTCTTTGTTTAGGATTGAGAGGAGAACGTGTAAGATAGAGAGAGATAAGGTCACACATTGTGTGGCTAACACGGTAGAGGAGGAAGTACGTAATTATGAATGCAACTGAAATGATACAAGCCATGAAGCAAATGGATAATGGAGAACGAATCAAATTTCTGGAATACGTATACCATGCTCATTTTAGCTCTAGCTCCGATGGCAATGAAAAATTAGCAAATCGTTATGCAATTGAGGAGTACATAGAGCGTGATTTAAATGAAGAGGAAAGAGAAATGGTAGAGCGAGCTTATGAGAATGGACGTGGGGACGGTTTTCATGAAGGGATGAGGAAGGCGCTTCAATCTTAACGGATGCGGTATTAGGTTTATATTAAATAAGAGTGGTGAATTACATGTCCAATAGCAAGCAGAACCGATTAATTAATGAGAAATCCCCCTATTTACAACAACATGCCCACAACCCAGTAGACTGGTATCCATGGGGAGAGGAAGCCTTTCAGAAGGCGAGAGAAGAGAACAAGCCGATCTTCTTAAGTATCGGGTATTCCACGTGTCATTGGTGTCACGTTATGGAACGAGAAACGTTTGAGGACGAGGGTATAGCTACGCTGTTAAATGAGTGGTTCGTCTCGATTAAAGTGGACCGGGAAGAACGGCCTGACATCGATTCCATATATATGACGGTGTGCCATATGATGAATGGGATGGGAGGTTGGCCGTTGAATCTATTCTTAACACCGAATCGTGTACCGTTCTATTCAGGTACGTACTTCCCGAAAGAGAGCCGACACAATCTACCTGGCTTTCGGGATGTCATCCTTCAGTTGTCTCAACAGTTTCACGCGAACCCTGAGAAGATTGAGCGTGTAGAGTCTAACGTACAGACTGCAGTGTCTCAAGCGTTCTCCGTACAGCAGACCGGCGATATTGAAGAAGGGATCTATCATCATAGTTACCACAATCTTATGAAGATGTTCGATGGGCAGCATGGTGGATTCGGCGCAGCGCCAAAGTTTCCAAGTCCTCATAATCTGTTGTTCTTGTTTAGATACCATGCGGAGGAGCCGTCCTCTCATGCACGCGTAATGGCAACGAGAACACTTGATGCGATGGCGGATGGCGGTCTTTACGACCATATAGGATATGGCTTCTCCCGATACTCCGTTGACGAGAAGTTTCTCGTCCCTCACTTTGAGAAGATGTTGTATGATAATGCCATGTTAGCGATGGCCTATACAGAAGGGTTTCAAGTGACAGGAAAGCATCGGTATAAACGAGTGGCAGAGGAGATTCTCACCTATGTGGTTCGAGACATGAGGCACCCTGAAGGCGGCTTCTACTCAGCGGAGGATGCAGATTCCGAAGGGGTAGAAGGCAAGTTCTATGTATGGACGCCGGCTGAGGTGATGCATGTTGTTGGGGAAGAGCTTGGCGAACTCTTCTGCCAAGCATACAATATCACCAAAGAAGGAAACTTTGAAGGAAAGAGCATTCCAAATACAATCAACGTTGATCTAAGTTCACTTGCAAAGAGGAATGAATTAACCGTTGAAGAAGTAATGGAAGACCTGGAACAAGCGCGAGCACTCCTGTTCCAAGCAAGAAAAGAACGGATAGCCCCGTTTAAGGATGATAAGATCCTGACATCATGGAACGGCTTAATGATTGCAGCTCTTGCTAAAGCTGGACGAGTGTACGACCGGAGTGATTTCATCCAACATGCCGAAGAAGCGGTATCCTTTATAGAAGAGAATCTCTACGAGAATGGGCGACTCATGCTTCGATACCGTGACGGGGAAGTGAAACATAAAGGAGTGTTGGAAGACTACGCCTACATGCTTTGGGGGTATATGGAGCTGTATGAAGCAACGCTTGAAACGTGTTATTTACGAAAGGCACGTGAACTGTCACTCACTATGTATGACTTGTTTTGGGACAACGAGCAGTCTGGATTCTTCCTCTATGGAGTTGACAGCGAAGAGCTCCTGGCACGACCTAAAGAGGCGGCGGATGGAGCCTTGCCCTCTGGAAACAGTGTCGCATCACTTCAGTTGTGGCGTCTAGCAAAGATTATCGGAGATTACGAGTTAGAAGAGAGAGTTTCTCTCCTACTCAATGCCTTTGTAGAAGACCTACACCAATATCCAGCTGGTCATGCGTATTTGATGCAAACGGTTCTCTCTACGCAACAAACCATGAAAGAAGTCGTTGTGCTAGTAGGTGAGAACAAGCAGGAGACAGAAGCCTTCTTACGAGATTTAAAGAGAACGTGGCTTCCAAACGTCACCTATCTTGTGATTCAAGAAGACGAACAACCAGAACACATCGCTCCTTTCACGAAAGACTACAAGAAAATCGATGGTAAGACCACAGTCTATGTATGCCAGAACTACAGCTGCCAACAACCAACCACAGACCTAAGGGACATAGGGACAGGTTACTTGTCCCAGTAAACCATAGAAAGCTGCCGAGTGAGGAATCTCGGCAGCTTTTTTAGCTGTTACTTCTTGAACAGCTTTGGATTTTCATTGCGTATGGATGCGACTTCACCACACTCGAAAGATCTTGCGGGACAAAGAACCTGTCCCTCCGTCCCGGTGAAATGGTACTTATGTCTATGCCACCTTTTTGGTTCTACACATACGATGGAGTATATGTGTAGAAATGAAAGGGTGTGTGTCAGATGCAATTTCCGCCAACTTCGGATTTCACCCCCCTTTTAATAGGGGGAGTTCCTTTATTTGATAACTTAAATGATGAAAATCCTAATTCGGTTGATATTGTTGGGAATAGTTCGTTTCCCGCTGGTTATATTGCATATGATGGTGAAAGTATTTATTTTCGGTTGAGGCTCCATGATGACCCTCGTCAAGGGCAAGGGTTTAGTAATTTCGCTTGGGGGATTCTCTTTAATACGAGTGGAGTCGCTGGCGAGTATGATTGGTTGATTAACGTCAATGGGTTAGATGAAACCGTCAATATTGTGAAGAACATTAATAAGGAATTCAATGAATGGAATGATCCTGCTGAAGGTGTCAACGGGGAACCTAGTTATGCACAAGGGATTACGAACTATGACATTGCTCGTGTCGTTGTAGCAGATTCAGCCATTGGCAGTCAGAACTACTTCTTAGATTGGTTTATCCCAGCGGATACGTTCTTCACTGTACTAGGAATTGATGAGAATTCAGTCGTTTCTAATGTTTATTTCACATCCGCCAATGCGAATAACTACAACAAAGACTCGTTGCAAACAAATGAAGGCTTTCAATTTATTGATGCGTTTACTGACCCAATTACAATCGGTGATACGGATGTAAGGGCAAGGTTAGTAACGGACAAAGTACTAACAGCTGGTCCTAGCAACATTTTACTAGGGGTAACGGAAACGTGGACGACAGAAGTTTCGGTTACAAATACCGGCAAATCAGAGGCTATCAATGTAACAGTGAATGACTTTTCAGGACTTGATAATGTTGACGACCTTGTAATTAGTTCTGTTACTAAAGGGGCTGCTGTCCTTGATAATGTAACGAATACGATCACTTGGACAGTAGGAAATCTTCTACCTGGAGAAACGGCGACCATGGTCGTAACGGTTACGGGTAGCTTTACCAGTATAGGGAGTACTACGCGTCCATTAGACGAAGCATTTGCGGAGGGGAACGATGATTTAACGGGTGTCTCTCTCGTATCGGAAGTAGTCCAGATTCCTGTGTCAGTTCAGCAAGCTGCCACTCTAAACGGAACCATAATCGACCAATCGAATGGGGAAACGGTGTCTGGTGCAACCGTTGAGCTGCGACAAGGTGT from Pontibacillus halophilus JSM 076056 = DSM 19796 harbors:
- a CDS encoding thiolase family protein, with the protein product MSREVVIVEAVRTAVGKRKGVFRNTHPVHMASHVLHEVVQRVGLPKREVEDVILGCVSPIEEQGFNIARLSLLDAGFPVEVPGVQLNRMCGSGQQAIHFGAQAIAAGDLDVVIAGGVENMTRVPILSDGNDATIPESVHDRYNIVHQGVSAEYIAEKHELSREALDEYAYESHRRALEAIKEGRFTKEIVPMKGESKEGEAVTVSEDEGPRKDTSLEALSQLKPVFKEQGVVTAGNASQMSDGASAVLLMSREKADEFGVRPRARILSRVVVGSDPTMMLDGVIPATRKALAKAGLQLSDMDRVEINEAFAPVVLAWQKELGADLSKVNVNGGAIALGHPLGATGAKLMTSLLHELERSNGQYGLLTVCIGHGMSTAAVIERL
- a CDS encoding thioredoxin domain-containing protein, coding for MSNSKQNRLINEKSPYLQQHAHNPVDWYPWGEEAFQKAREENKPIFLSIGYSTCHWCHVMERETFEDEGIATLLNEWFVSIKVDREERPDIDSIYMTVCHMMNGMGGWPLNLFLTPNRVPFYSGTYFPKESRHNLPGFRDVILQLSQQFHANPEKIERVESNVQTAVSQAFSVQQTGDIEEGIYHHSYHNLMKMFDGQHGGFGAAPKFPSPHNLLFLFRYHAEEPSSHARVMATRTLDAMADGGLYDHIGYGFSRYSVDEKFLVPHFEKMLYDNAMLAMAYTEGFQVTGKHRYKRVAEEILTYVVRDMRHPEGGFYSAEDADSEGVEGKFYVWTPAEVMHVVGEELGELFCQAYNITKEGNFEGKSIPNTINVDLSSLAKRNELTVEEVMEDLEQARALLFQARKERIAPFKDDKILTSWNGLMIAALAKAGRVYDRSDFIQHAEEAVSFIEENLYENGRLMLRYRDGEVKHKGVLEDYAYMLWGYMELYEATLETCYLRKARELSLTMYDLFWDNEQSGFFLYGVDSEELLARPKEAADGALPSGNSVASLQLWRLAKIIGDYELEERVSLLLNAFVEDLHQYPAGHAYLMQTVLSTQQTMKEVVVLVGENKQETEAFLRDLKRTWLPNVTYLVIQEDEQPEHIAPFTKDYKKIDGKTTVYVCQNYSCQQPTTDLRDIGTGYLSQ
- a CDS encoding Lrp/AsnC family transcriptional regulator, translating into MDATDRQIINVLAENGRMKMKELGERVHLTGQAASARVLKLEEEGIIEGYTIRLNYDKVGFPVHVFLSIFTRGYHHKSYFNFIHSQEPYVLNNYKVSGEGCYLLQCRFPSNTELDEFLTSLSVYVDYKLSVVINENKER
- a CDS encoding endonuclease/exonuclease/phosphatase family protein, which gives rise to MGKRTSWRQKSVVTLSLVVGGLVVPWSLSDVEATEAAPSIHDIQSESHHSPYDGEQVSGITGIVTYLTYDGFYMQHKEENYDDNPATSEGIHVKTWSDVSVGDEVTVDGQVTEAVQDNFAWFDFSNDLSVTSILADEVTIQSQGHALPTAVTLGEEGRTIPSRHIDDDQLSSFDVEEDAIDFYESLEGMRVSAPNAKVVMPRAEYTYYDETAVVVPNGTSTIVTPAGGIAIEGDRNPERILVDDYSQNMRPVNVGNTFKEAITGVMGYEFSNFKLMTDGVPNVKKNTFKPEKTYLTGSEEELTVASYNIENYYNDGSGKTNEIAKDIVKNLQSPDIVGVVEMQDDNGSDSGGTDATANYQALVKAIEKNGGPSYAFTDIAPQNNEDGGQPDGNIRVGYLYNPERVSLVEGVKGDATTAVEVLDDGELSLNPGRIDPTHEAFQGSRKSLAAQFSFDDEIVTVIANHFTSKGGDDALFGAIQPPQRHSEVQRVKQASVVNYFVDQLLKEDNDANIVVLGDMNDLEFSDTLNALEGNVLTNKMESMWKKHRYTYNYQGNSQALDHILVTNHLADNTVFDVVHVNADFTEKDGRVSDHDPVLAKLFLDD